ATAGGAAGACTGGCAGGAAAGAAGAGCGACGATGCAAACTTCGTCAAAGGCTTTATAACAGCCTCCGTTCTATTCGTTGCAGGCCCTATGACGGTTATAGGTTCTCTCAAGGCAGGTCTCTCGGGCGAAAACGAGTTGATATACATCAAGTCATTGATGGATGGTATCTCGTCTGTCATGCTCTCGGCAACTCTAGGCAAGGGTGTGCTTCTTTCTGCTGCGGCAGTCTATCTGGTACAGGGTGGACTCGTGTCTCTTGCCGGAGTTCTCTCCTTCCTTCAGGATCCACTCTATCTGGGTGACTTCTCGGGGGTTGGAGGTCTTATGCTCCTTGGGCTGGGAAT
This sequence is a window from Mesotoga sp. BH458_6_3_2_1. Protein-coding genes within it:
- a CDS encoding DUF554 domain-containing protein, with translation MLNISVIVNTVAVIVGSMLGLLGGKFVKERYRKVFFNVIGLLTMGLGLSMFLDTNSVLVVLGSLIVGGAIGEALDLEEKIGRLAGKKSDDANFVKGFITASVLFVAGPMTVIGSLKAGLSGENELIYIKSLMDGISSVMLSATLGKGVLLSAAAVYLVQGGLVSLAGVLSFLQDPLYLGDFSGVGGLMLLGLGIRLLEIKEIRVGNFLPALILSPILTWVSTLFT